A stretch of the Ischnura elegans chromosome 5, ioIscEleg1.1, whole genome shotgun sequence genome encodes the following:
- the LOC124159166 gene encoding GTP-binding protein 128up: MSTILDKIAAIEAEMARTQKNKATAGHLGLLKARLAKLRRELITPKGGGGGTGEGFDVAKTGDARIGFVGFPSVGKSTLLSNLAGVYSEVAAYEFTTLTTVPGCIKYKGAKIQLLDLPGIIEGAKDGKGRGRQVIAVARTCSLIFIVLDVLKPLQHKKLIEHELEGFGLRLNTTPPNIGFRKKDKGGINLQQLVPQSELDLDMVKSILAEYRIHNADITLRYDATSDDLIDVIEGNRVYIPCIYLLNKIDQISIEELDVIYKIPHCVPISAHHKWNFDDLLEKMWVYLKLIRIYTKPKGQLPDYDAPVVLHSERRSVEDFCNKLHRTIAKEFKYALVWGSSVKHQPQKVGKDHVLNDEDVVQIVKKV, encoded by the exons ATGAGCACAATATTGGACAAAATTGCTGCCATCGAGGCGGAG ATGGCAAGGACTCAGAAAAATAAAGCTACAGCTGGACATCTGGGTTTACTTAAAGCTCGCCTAGCTAAGTTACGTCGTGAACTTATTACTCCGAAAGGCGGCGGCGGTGGTACTGGAGAAGGATTCGATGTTGCCAAAACAGGAGATGCTCGCATCGGTTTTGTAG ggtTCCCATCGGTGGGGAAGTCAACATTGCTGAGTAATTTAGCTGGAGTTTACTCTGAAGTAGCAGCATATGAATTTACCACGCTAACAACTGTGCCTGGATGTATCAAGTATAAAGGAGCAAAAATTCAG CTTTTAGATCTTCCTGGAATTATTGAAGGAGCTAAAGATGGCAAAGGTCGTGGTCGCCAGGTTATTGCTGTGGCTCGTACATGCAGTCTTATATTTATTGTCCTTGATGTGCTGAAACCTCTTCAGCATAAAAAACTAATTGAACATGAGCTTGAAGGATTTGGCCTGAGGCTGAATACCACTCCACCAAATATCGGATTTAGAAAAAAAGACAAAGGTGGTATCAACTTGCAGCAGCTG GTGCCACAGTCTGAGTTGGATTTGGACATGGTGAAGTCAATTTTGGCCGAGTATCGTATTCATAATGCTGACATAACACTCCGATATGATGCCACGAGTGATGACCTCATTGACGTAATTGAGGGTAACCGAGTATATATCCCATGTATTTATCTTCTAAATAAAATAG ATCAAATTAGCATTGAGGAACTTGATGTCATATATAAGATTCCTCATTGTGTGCCAATATCTGCCCATCACAAGTGGAACTTTGATGATCTCTTGGAGAAAATGTGGGTGTATCTGAAGCTGATCAGAAT CTACACCAAGCCCAAAGGTCAGCTGCCAGATTATGATGCTCCTGTTGTACTGCATTCAGAACGCCGCTCAGTTGAAGATTTTTGCAACAAGCTCCATCGCACTATTGCTAAGGAATTCAAATA TGCTCTTGTCTGGGGTTCATCGGTGAAACACCAGCCGCAGAAAGTGGGGAAGGATCATGTACTCAATGATGAGGATGTTGTTCAGATTGTGAAGAAAGTTTGA